A genomic window from Yarrowia lipolytica chromosome 1D, complete sequence includes:
- a CDS encoding uncharacterized protein (Compare to YALI0D01243g, similar to uniprot|P41816 Saccharomyces cerevisiae YPL171c OYE3 NAPDH dehydrogenase (old yellow enzyme) isoform 3), with protein sequence MTHLFSPIQVGASQLSNRVVLAPLTRIRAEKHVPSDLAVEYYTQRASSSGTLLISEATYIHPSCAGHKNRPGLVPGVWSDDAVLTGWKRVIEGVHSKGSKMYIQLWDLGRVADYETLQDIGGYDLVGPSAIAQEGDDEGSKHIRALSVSEIKQKVRYFVEAAKNAIAAGADGVEIHSANGYLPDQFLHWNSNHRTDEYGGSVENRARFLLEIVDAVADSVGADRVGVRFSPWTTYQDMDVDEDKTLPQYKYLFEQLEKRAVEDETKRLSYIHVVEPRVDGVNDVTTKSWQSNEPFRKIWTGNLIRAGGFKRQSAIEVAQQDNKTLVAFGRYFISNPDLVKRLEEDKALTQYDRATFYLPGAQGYTDYSFYDETE encoded by the coding sequence ATGACACACCTATTCTCACCCATCCAAGTGGGAGCTTCGCAACTCTCGAACCGTGTTGTTCTTGCTCCCCTGACTCGAATTCGAGCTGAGAAGCATGTGCCTTCTGATCTCGCAGTGGAGTACTACACCCAGCGAGCTTCCAGCAGTGGCACCCTGCTGATTTCAGAAGCCACATACATCCATCCTTCGTGTGCGGGACACAAGAACCGCCCTGGCCTCGTTCCTGGGGTGTGGAGTGACGATGCTGTTTTGACTGGATGGAAAAGAGTGATTGAAGGGGTTCATTCCAAGGGATCCAAGATGTACATTCAATTATGGGACCTGGGTCGAGTAGCCGACTATGAGACCCTTCAGGATATTGGGGGGTATGACTTGGTGGGTCCCTCAGCTATTGCTCAAGAGGGGGATGACGAAGGAAGCAAACACATTCGCGCCTTGAGTGTTTCTGAAATCAAACAAAAAGTCAGGTATTTCGTCGAGGCCGCTAAGAATGCTATTGCCGCTGGAGCTGACGGAGTGGAGATTCATTCTGCTAACGGATACCTCCCCGATCAGTTTTTGCACTGGAACTCCAATCACAGAACAGACGAGTATGGAGGCAGCGTCGAGAATCGTGCACGGTTTTTATTGGAGATTGTGGATGCCGTGGCTGATTCTGTTGGTGCTGACAGAGTAGGTGTAAGATTCTCTCCTTGGACCACTTACCAGGATATGGATGTTGATGAAGACAAGACACTGCctcagtacaagtacctgtttgagcagctggagaagagagctgttgaagatgagacTAAACGGTTGTCTTATATCCATGTGGTTGAACCTCGAGTTGATGGAGTGAACGATGTGACTACCAAGTCGTGGCAGTCCAACGAGCCCTTCAGAAAGATCTGGACAGGAAATCTCATCAGAGCTGGAGGATTCAAGAGACAGAGTGCCATTGAGGTTGCTCAACAGGACAACAAGACTCTGGTTGCGTTTGGACGGTATTTTATTTCCAATCCTGATCTGGTGAAGAGGTTGGAAGAGGATAAGGCGCTGACTCAATATGACAGAGCTACCTTCTATCTtcctggagctcaaggatATACGGACTATTCGTTCTATGACGAGACAGAGTGA
- a CDS encoding uncharacterized protein (Compare to YALI0D01221g, weakly similar to uniprot|P34225 Saccharomyces cerevisiae YBL060w, similar to Saccharomyces cerevisiae YBL060W; ancestral locus Anc_7.384), protein MGIFKKFFSGQLFHERKVEKPPVLQVHLSLPKVPLGDIQGELNVVADKYSPPDESTTEDLLSKTSSAKTLGQNNDSLLNLHEAELKKQASELYNDSKLELAAFLGAEERAELRLFYFKCFDFQNVGILGALRQVCDKLYMKAESQHLDRIIDSFSERWVECNPKHAYKTVSHVYTLSYSIMLLNTDMCCTDDRDRMTRTKYVQTTFRAIISLTNDSDKEWQDGIVTLLRNIYNSLQETPLRLASVQQEQSTPEKLVAIQRRVSISSLRDRNTDNDAASVVSKLSHRSSWYQKSTYAPSLDSVDSSIGGGSVGFSSALWNAVIREEYANSDGGAETEVSEEDTVEYNEVSTLELFGPPWAKEGLLKLVSGARKIRKRNAKDQVFVVVQRGYLKVFRFDRTPSAQSRSSSLGSGNWMQNATLISNVILVHTTAQITVNSCFSLTLPNGSQVTFQAGTNDIAKEYVYTCNYWAARVSLALPEELVTSSEYGWERPLKLYDEAEPKYLSAVNHNTVVVKATSITLKDWEPPVASTVKSTLDEEDQLFSFQQHLQTVEQQLEEHSKLKQRLLNIYPSYAPVTLRVMGNWQKKNTHLLREVVKFKLYVGVLSQAVSDGLKCQSPNVTINEEA, encoded by the coding sequence ATGGGCATCTTCAAGAAGTTCTTTTCGGGGCAGCTGTTCCACGAACGCAAGGTCGAAAAGCCCCCTGTTCTCCAGGTCCATCTGTCGCTTCCAAAAGTGCCTCTGGGTGATATTCAGGGCGAACTCAACGTGGTAGCAGACAAATACAGCCCGCCAGACGAGTCCACAACCGAAGACTTGTTGTCAAAAACCTCCTCGGCGAAAACCCTCGGCCAAAATAACGACTCtctgctcaatctccatGAAGCAGAACTGAAGAAACAGGCGTCCGAGCTCTACAACGACTCAAAACTCGAACTGGCGGCGTTTCTTGGTGCCGAGGAACGGGCAGAACTAAGACTGTTTTACTTCAAATGTTTCGACTTCCAGAATGTCGGCATCCTGGGCGCTCTCAGACAGGTCTGTGATAAGCTATACATGAAAGCCGAATCGCAGCATCTGGACCGGATCATTGACTCGTTTTCGGAACGCTGGGTGGAATGCAACCCCAAACACGCCTACAAGACCGTTTCGCACGTGTACACACTGTCCTACTCAATCATGCTGCTCAACACAGACATGTGCTGTACAGACGATAGAGACCGCATGACACGGACCAAGTACGTGCAAACGACGTTTCGAGCAATCATCTCCCTCACAAACGACTCGGACAAAGAATGGCAGGACGGAATTGTCACTCTGCTCAGAAATATTTATAATTCTCTTCAGGAGACTCCTCTGAGACTGGCGTCTGTCCAGCAGGAGCAATCGACGCCCGAAAAGCTGGTGGCCATTCAGAGACGAGTCTCCATTTCCTCTTTACGCGACAGAAACACCGACAACGACGCTGCGTCTGTCGTTTCGAAGCTTTCCCACCGCTCTTCTTGGTACCAGAAGAGTACCTATGCTCCCTCCTTGGACTCTGTGGACTCTTCTattggaggaggctctgtGGGTTTTTCATCGGCTCTTTGGAATGCAGTCATTCGAGAAGAGTACGCCAATTCAGACGGAGGTGCAGAAACCGAGGTGTCCGAAGAAGATACCGTGGAGTACAACGAGGTTTCCACTCTGGAGCTTTTCGGACCTCCCTGGGCCAAAGAGGGCCTTCTGAAGCTGGTTTCTGGAGCCAGAAAAATCAGAAAACGAAATGCCAAGGACCAGGTCTTTGTCGTTGTCCAACGAGGCTACCTCAAGGTCTTCCGGTTCGACCGAACCCCCTCGGCGCAGTCCAGATCGTCATCTCTGGGTTCTGGCAACTGGATGCAAAATGCCACTCTCATTTCCAACGTGATTCTTGTCCATACGACGGCCCAGATCACCGTCAACTCGTGCTTCTCCCTGACTCTCCCCAACGGTAGCCAAGTGACATTCCAGGCGGGCACCAACGATATTGCCAAGGAGTACGTGTACACATGTAACTACTGGGCCGCCCGCGTGAGTCTTGCGCTACCTGAAGAGCTGGTAACCAGTTCGGAGTACGGCTGGGAAAGACCCCTCAAGCTGTACGATGAAGCTGAACCTAAGTACTTGTCGGCTGTTAACCACAATACGGTGGTTGTTaaagctacaagtatcacTCTCAAGGACTGGGAACCTCCTGTTGCTTCTACCGTTAAGAGCACCCTagacgaagaagaccaaCTCTTTTCTTTCCAGCAACATCTACAGACAGTTGAACAACAACTCGAGGAGCACAGTAAGCTGAAACAGCGACTGTTGAACATTTACCCGTCGTACGCTCCCGTCACTCTGAGAGTCATGGGCAACTGGCAGAAGAAAAATACCCACCTGCTGCGCGAGGTGGTCAAGTTCAAGCTCTACGTAGGAGTTTTGAGCCAGGCTGTCAGTGACGGCCTCAAATGCCAGAGCCCAAACGTCACTATTAACGAGGAGGCTTAA
- a CDS encoding uncharacterized protein (Compare to YALI0D01265g, similar to uniprot|P38891 Saccharomyces cerevisiae YHR208w BAT1 branched chain amino acid aminotransferase mitochondrial precursor, similar to Saccharomyces cerevisiae BAT2 (YJR148W) and BAT1 (YHR208W); ancestral locus Anc_4.389), with the protein MLRNNLRSLSRAFSTSSMRLGAGMDASKLQITKTKSPKEKQAPKDLIFGHTFTDHMLTVEWTAKDGWAAPQITPYGPLELDPSAVVLHYAFECFEGLKAYKDESGNVRLFRVDKNMHRMNTSAERICLPEFDGAEAAKLIGQLAKLDSAWIPEGRGYSMYLRPSLIGTTAALGVGTPDKALFYVIASPVGPYYPTGFKAVKLEATDYAVRAWPGGVGNKKLGANYAPCIKPQQQAASRGYQQNLWLFGDEGNITEVGTMNAFFVFERNGKKELVTAPLDGTILEGVTRDSILELARERLPSADWIVSERYCTIKEVAEAAEKGELVEAFGAGTAAVVSPIKEIGWGEKTINIPLQPGKEAGKLTETVNEWIGDIQYGKDEYKGWSKVV; encoded by the coding sequence ATGCTTCGAAACAACTTGAGATCGCTTTCGCGGGCCTTCagcacctcctccatgcGTCTGGGCGCCGGAATGGACGCCTCCAAGCTCCAgatcaccaagaccaagtcCCCCAAGGAAAAGCAGGCCCCCAAGGATCTCATTTTCGGCCATACCTTCACCGACCACATGCTGACTGTCGAGTGGACTGCCAAGGACGGCTGGGCTGCTCCCCAGATCACCCCCTACGGTCCTCTTGAGCTGGATCCCTCCGCCGTCGTCCTGCACTATGCCTTTGAGTGTTTCGAGGGCCTCAAGGCTTACAAGGACGAGTCTGGAAACGTGCGTCTGTTCCGAGTCGACAAGAACATGCACCGAATGAACACATCGGCCGAGCGAATCTGCCTGCCCGAGTTTGATGGcgccgaggctgccaagctGATTGGCCAATTGGCCAAGCTTGATTCCGCTTGGATCCCCGAGGGACGAGGCTACTCCATGTACCTCCGACCTTCTCTGATTGGAACCACCGCCGCTCTCGGCGTCGGAACCCCCGATAAGGCGCTCTTTTACGTCATTGCATCCCCCGTCGGCCCCTACTACCCTACCGGATTCAAGGccgtcaagctggaggcTACTGACTACGCTGTCCGAGCCTGGCCTGGAGGAGTCGgaaacaagaagctgggAGCCAACTACGCTCCCTGTATCaagcctcagcagcaggccgCTTCTCGAGGCTACCAGCAGAACCTGTGGCTGTTTGGCGACGAGGGCAACATCACCGAGGTCGGTACCATGAACGCCTTCTTTGTGTTTGAGCGAAAcggcaagaaggagcttgTCACTGCTCCTTTGGACGGTACTATTCTCGAGGGTGTCACTCGAGACTccattctggagctggctCGAGAACGATTGCCTTCTGCTGACTGGATCGTTTCCGAGCGATACTGCACTATTAAAGAGGTCGCGGAGGCTGCCGAGAAGGGCGAGCTTGTTGAGGCCTTTGGAGCTGGTACTGCCGCTGTTGTCTCGCCtatcaaggagattggaTGGGGAGAGAAGACTATTAACATTCCTCTCCAGCCTGGCAAGGAGGCCGGTAAGCTGACTGAGACTGTTAATGAGTGGATTGGAGATATCCAGTACGGTAAGGATGAATACAAGGGATGGTCTAAGGTGGTCTAA
- a CDS encoding uncharacterized protein (Compare to YALI0D01133g, similar to Saccharomyces cerevisiae MTR10 (YOR160W); ancestral locus Anc_5.503, similar to uniprot|Q99189 Saccharomyces cerevisiae YOR160W mRNA transport regulator MTR10): MAKSTQHTTSNCTTIISTMSQNLIAALNTFYAPTADAKSREQADKYLREFQKEDEAWQVCLEVLQPNEHSTEAKLFCAQTLRSKIVFDLHQVPADQLLSLKENLVSLFEQYKDGPKLIRTQLAIALANFSLQVLQWQGVLPEMVQRFNNSPAALLQFLKVLPEELSDMKRTFLSDEEYQKRTDELLQENAKSVLELLLQYSKSQDPTVRELVFYCINSWLGELDVVEIINSPLLDIIFNATGDDATFEPAVDCICSLVRETRDVHEFEDSIAKLHERVLKLRPKIHAEHDDPEVLRGLTRLFSEAAESWHVTIARNPDTFRALVETVCECAAFDDDLDVVQYTFYFWYNLKQLLVLEPYQHAREVFRDIYAKLIDIMIAHLHYPMDGFADKNEEDKFRTFRHDMGDVLKDCCVVIGASEALAKPFKQIVDLVEAGRNGQNVPWQKIEAPLFSMRSMGKEVSPEESVILPRLMQLLVSLPEHEKIRYAATLVLGRYTAWTANNPQFLQDELNYITAGFSYSLTVQTAAAQALMHFCHDCGPLLADYTEQLHTFYTTVGPQLDLDSLYEITDGLAHVVDTLPQDKIYASLESFCDPTFASLANLAKQPSSEETCTAVADQIEVVKIFLELIRADYNDPQNPLARYVLKTWPVVTELLSKHGKSSIVAERITKYIKFVCLRACGPSLKPILGEIANLLVVAFENTQYGCFLWTSGEVLRVFGPEECEADTREASWEFAQRQISTAFAFISQREQQGLDFSDISDLIEDLFRLLQDTLLYFPYRLITSSFLEPIVQVILMTLQRLEHLEPLIACLHFSRDLFSFGFESPSSSATSGPIPPDVRSTIVQTVASQGQNLTTAIIIGLIHSFPGDCATDASGLLLAIFQLANKEAAVTWIAHTLDQLPAGSVAQKEREKLLQNATTAFGSGDYKRVRVLVRDFAAWYSRRNVTRRTRLKLSGPNFVFRS, translated from the coding sequence ATGGCGAAatcaacacaacacaccaCATCCAACTGTACAACAATCATTAGCACAATGTCGCAAAATCTGATTGCGGCTCTCAACACATTCTACGCACCGACCGCGGATGCAAAGAGCCGGGAGCAGGCTGACAAGTACCTGCGGGAATTCCAGAAGGAAGACGAGGCGTGGCAGGTGTGCCTGGAGGTGTTGCAGCCCAACGAGCACAGTACCGAGGCCAAGCTGTTCTGTGCCCAGACTCTGCGATCCAAGATTGTCTTTGATCTGCACCAGGTGCCAGCTGACCAATTGCtgtcgctcaaggagaacctGGTCTCGTTGTTTGAGCAGTACAAGGATGGACCTAAGCTGATCCGAACCCAGCTGGCTATTGCTCTTGCCAATTTCTCGCTGCAAGTGCTGCAATGGCAAGGAGTGCTGCCGGAGATGGTGCAGCGGTTTAACAATTCGCCTGCTGCGTTGCTGCAGTTTCTCAAGGTGCTTCCTGAGGAACTGAGTGACATGAAGCGAACGTTCCTGTCTGACGAAGAGTACCAGAAGCGGACggacgagctgctgcaggagaACGCAAAGTCCGtgctcgagctgctgctgcaatACTCCAAGTCACAGGACCCCACAGTGCGAGAGCTAGTTTTCTACTGCATCAACTCGTGGCTGGGAGAGCTGGACGTGGTGGAGATCATCAACTCGCCTCTGCTGGATATCATTTTCAACGCTACCGGCGACGATGCTACCTTCGAGCCAGCCGTTGACTGCATCTGCTCGCTGGTGAGAGAGACACGTGACGTGCACGAGTTCGAAGACTCCATTGCCAAGCTGCATGAACGGGTGCTCAAACTACGACCCAAGATCCACGCCGAGCATGACGATCCGGAGGTACTGCGGGGACTCACGCGGCTATTCTCCGAGGCCGCAGAGTCatggcacgtgaccattgCCCGAAACCCAGACACTTTCCGAGCTCTAGTTGAGACTGTATGTGAATGTGCAGCTTTCGACGATGATCTCGATGTTGTCCAATACACTTTTTACTTCTGGTACAACCTCAAGCAGttgctggtgctggagccCTACCAGCATGCCCGAGAGGTGTTCCGAGACATTTACGCCAAGCTCATTGATATCATGATTGCCCATCTGCACTATCCCATGGACGGCTTTGCTGACAAAAACGAAGAGGACAAGTTCCGAACGTTTCGACACGACATGGGCgacgtgctcaaggactGCTGTGTGGTTATTGGCGCCTCTGAGGCCCTGGCCAAGCCCTTTAAGCAGATTGTGGACCTTGTGGAGGCTGGACGAAACGGCCAGAATGTGCCCTGGCAGAAAATCGAGGCCCCTCTCTTCTCTATGCGTTCCATGGGTAAAGAGGTATCTCCTGAGGAGTCCGTAATTCTGCCTCGGCTCatgcagctgctggtttCGCTTCCTGAGCACGAAAAGATCAGATACGCTGCTACTCTGGTACTGGGAAGATACACTGCCTGGACTGCCAACAACCCGCAGTTTCTGCAGGACGAGCTCAACTACATCACTGCCGGTTTCAGCTACTCGCTGACCGTGCAGACAGCTGCAGCCCAGGCGCTCATGCATTTCTGCCATGACTGTGGTCCTCTGCTGGCAGACTACACCGAGCAGCTGCACACCTTCTACACAACCGTGGGTCCCCAGCTGGATCTCGACTCGCTTTACGAGATCACTGATGGTTTGGCTCACGTGGTCGATACCCTTCCCCAGGACAAGATCTACGCTTCTCTGGAGTCCTTCTGCGACCCCACTTTCGCGTCTCTTGCCAACCTGGCCAAGCAGCCTTCTTCCGAGGAGACTTGCACGGCAGTCGCTGACCAGATCGAGGTCGTTAAGATCTTCCTCGAGCTCATTCGAGCTGATTACAACGATCCCCAGAATCCTCTGGCTCGATACGTGCTCAAGACGTGGCCTGTGGTCACCGAACTGCTTTCCAAGCACGGAAAATCGTCCATTGTCGCCGAGAGAATCACTAAATACATCAAGTTTGTGTGTCTCCGGGCCTGTGGACCTTCTCTTAAGCCCATTTTGGGCGAGATTGCCAATCTGCTGGTCGTTGCATTCGAAAACACACAATACGGCTGTTTCCTGTGGACTTCGGGCGAGGTTCTGCGAGTGTTTGGACCCGAAGAATGCGAGGCAGACACCCGAGAAGCGTCGTGGGAGTTTGCCCAGCGCCAAATCTCCACTGCCTTTGCATTCATTTCACAGCGGGAGCAACAGGGCCTGGATTTTAGCGACATCTCTGATCTCATTGAGGACCTGTTCCGACTTCTGCAAGATACTCTTCTGTACTTCCCCTACAGACTCATCACTTCGTCTTTCCTAGAGCCCATTGTGCAGGTGATTCTCATGACTCTTCAGCGCCTGGAGCATCTGGAGCCTCTTATTGCCTGCCTGCATTTCTCTCGTGATCTGTTCTCGTTTGGTTTCGAGAGcccctcttcttctgctaCATCTGGACCCATTCCTCCAGATGTACGATCCACCATTGTGCAGACTGTTGCGTCTCAGGGCCAGAATCTCACTACGGCCATTATAATTGGTCTGATTCACTCCTTCCCCGGTGACTGTGCCACTGATGCGTCTGGTCTGCTCCTGGccatcttccagctcgccaacaaggaggccgCTGTGACTTGGATTGCGCATACCCTTGATCAGCTGCCAGCCGGTTCTGTGGCCCAGAAGGAGCGAGAGAAGCTACTTCAGAATGCCACCACTGCGTTTGGATCAGGAGATTACAAGCGGGTGAGAGTCTTGGTTCGGGATTTCGCGGCTTGGTACTCGAGACGAAATGTGACTAGACGAACTCGATTGAAGTTGTCTGGTCCTAATTTTGTTTTTAGAAGCTAG
- a CDS encoding uncharacterized protein (Compare to YALI0D01177g, similar to Saccharomyces cerevisiae VPS36 (YLR417W); ancestral locus Anc_4.288, similar to uniprot|Q06696 Saccharomyces cerevisiae YLR417w VPS36 defective in vacuolar protein sorting): protein MWTIPELNNSLRPVLFNNESDVIVTDHVGLYENKQKVPNFQNGRIYLTSERLIYVDKDSPKKFTISIPLKAVSEVEHSGGFYLKTSPKITCFLKPEETSSSKDSGHHAVDTTWICTICFMSNTLKSWREGNEIPKCSMCGVKPSIDIIDNAVKATKDSSKMTKKKATVETNECPRCTFKNHPSMLNCEMCGAVIKAIQAQTVRCLIPNNSPVVAFRLSFRKGGDKLFLEKLTSCINKEAVSRTSEGSRDSKENSRDASVTPGLSGLQLSGQQRLSANDSLMESALVDLQALMTQGKQVLTLAKSFQSLIEAEGGTSTTITVSSSFDAADSLSEDVFYQELSRDLSEFLHSGVLDKEGGIISLFDLYALYNRSRGYSLVSPNDLYKACAQMESLGLPVKMRRYKNGFLAVQEKFKTNDALTKQLISWIKTVDASNTKGVSTLGVCSKFKWSVGVAEEELQYAEEKGLLCRDEHVTGLRYFVNIMCT from the coding sequence ATGTGGACGATACCCGAACTCAACAACTCGCTACGTCCAGTTCTGTTCAACAATGAAAGCGACGTGATAGTTACGGATCACGTGGGTCTCTACGAAAACAAGCAAAAGGTGCCTAACTTTCAGAACGGCCGTATCTACCTCACCTCTGAACGGCTCATCTATGTCGACAAAGACTCTCCCAAGAAATTCACCATTAGCATTCctctcaaggctgtcaGCGAGGTAGAACACTCGGGCGGCTTTTATCTGAAAACGTCACCGAAAATCACCTGCTTTTTGAAGCCCGAAGAGACCTCTTCATCTAAAGACTCCGGACATCACGCAGTCGATACCACGTGGATCTGTACCATTTGCTTCATGTCCAATACGCTTAAGAGCTGGAGAGAGGGTAACGAGATCCCCAAGTGCAGTATGTGCGGAGTAAAGCCGTCGATAGACATCATCGACAACGCTGTCAAGGCTACAAAGGATAGCAGCAAGATGACTAAGAAGAAGGCTACTGTGGAAACCAACGAATGTCCTCGTTGCACGTTCAAAAACCACCCGTCAATGCTCAATTGCGAAATGTGTGGAGCTGTCATCAAGGCAATTCAAGCCCAGACAGTCAGATGTCTCATCCCCAACAATTCGCCTGTGGTGGCTTTTCGTCTGTCTTTCAGAAAAGGAGGCGACAAGCTGTTTCTTGAAAAACTCACATCTTGTATCAATAAAGAGGCGGTTTCCAGAACATCCGAAGGGTCCAGAGACTCTAAGGAAAACTCCAGAGACGCGTCTGTCACTCCAGGTCTCTCGGGATTACAATTATCAGGCCAGCAACGCCTCTCGGCGAACGACTCGCTTATGGAATCTGCTCTGGTTGACTTGCAGGCTCTCATGACTCAGGGAAAACAGGTGCTGACACTAGCAAAGTCATTCCAATCACTCATAGAAGCCGAGGGTGGAACTTCTACCACCATCactgtttcttcttcctttGACGCAGCAGACTCTTTATCAGAAGATGTCTTCTACCAGGAGCTGTCTCGAGACCTCTCTGAGTTCCTCCACAGCGGTGTACTCGACAAGGAAGGAGGTATCATCAGCCTGTTCGACCTCTATGCGCTCTACAACAGATCCAGAGGCTACTCTCTGGTCTCTCCAAACGACTTATACAAGGCATGTGCGCAAATGGAGAGCCTGGGACTGCCTGTGAAAATGAGACGCTACAAAAACGGATTTCTGGCAGTCCAGGAGAAGTTCAAGACGAACGACGCACTCACAAAACAACTCATATCGTGGATTAAGACCGTGGACGCTTCAAACACAAAGGGTGTGTCTACTCTGGGGGTCTGCTCCAAGTTCAAATGGAGCGTGGGCGTTGCAGAGGAAGAGCTTCAGTACGCAGAAGAAAAAGGTCTTTTATGTAGAGACGAGCATGTCACTGGTTTGCGATATTTTGTCAATATAATgtgcacgtga
- a CDS encoding uncharacterized protein (Compare to YALI0D01199g, similar to Saccharomyces cerevisiae HYM1 (YKL189W); ancestral locus Anc_4.289, similar to uniprot|Q06138 Mus musculus MO25 hypothetical calcium-binding protein), which translates to MSFLFNRNKQKPPQDVVRSLCDALPKLESPSGDKRKVTEEVSRNLQQMKLILTGDEDEDPQPALVAALASEMHQTELFTQLVTSLRALDFASRKDVVLIFNTLLRRRIGDRSPTVDYLVQHPRIFEILILSYDNHDSALTAGEILRDCNKWEQLSKIIIWSPQLWKFFEYVDHQIFQNATDAFGSLSDIVTVHQQVAGEFLAANKEKFIANINKLMQSSNYVTRRQSLKLMGQLIRQRANYPFMTTYVNEVENLKLIMMLLKDKSKNIVIEAFNIFKLFAANPKKPRPVADVLLKNKTKLIAFLTNLETDKKDDDEKDFVIKAISSLQPIVTPGSSPSPSPQSHSPTHTSGHHHQAHTQPGSGLSMLTPAPSLPPPVVHSEPVLRQNYPE; encoded by the coding sequence ATGTCATTCCTATTCAACCGAAATAAACAAAAACCGCCACAGGATGTGGTGCGATCTCTCTGCGACGCGCTCCCCAAACTCGAGTCCCCCAGCGGCGACAAGCGCAAGGTGACGGAGGAAGTGTCACGAAACCTGCAGCAGATGAAACTCATTCTCACGggcgacgaggacgaggaccCGCAACCGGCGCTGGTTGCCGCCCTCGCCTCCGAAATGCATCAAACAGAGCTCTTCACACAGCTGGTCACGTCGCTCAGAGCCCTCGACTTCGCCTCCCGCAAGGACGTGGTGCTCATCTTCAACACGCTGCTGCGTCGACGGATCGGCGACAGATCACCCACAGTTGACTACCTGGTACAGCACCCGCGCATCTTTGAGATCCTTATTCTGTCATACGACAACCACGATTCAGCATTGACTGCTGGAGAGATCTTGCGCGACTGTAACAAGTGGGAGCAGCTGTCCAAGATCATCATCTGGAGCCCCCAACTATGGAAGTTCTTCGAGTACGTGGACCATCAGATCTTCCAGAACGCCACAGACGCCTTTGGCTCGCTGTCAGACATTGTCACGGTACATCAGCAGGTGGCCGGCGAGTTTCTGGCAgccaacaaggagaagttcatcgccaacatcaacaagctgaTGCAGAGCTCCAACTATGTGACCCGTCGACAGTCGCTCAAACTCATGGGTCAGCTGATCCGACAGCGGGCCAACTACCCATTCATGACGACCTATGTCAATGAGGTCGAGAACCTCAAGCTCATCATGATGCTATTGAAGGACAAGAGCAAAAACATTGTCATCGAGGCGTTCAACATCTTCAAGCTATTTGCGGCCAACCCTAAAAAGCCCCGCCCCGTGGCTGATGTGCTGCTCAaaaacaagaccaagctcATTGCGTTCCTCACCAACCTGGAGAcggacaagaaggacgacgacgagaaggactTCGTCATTAAGGCCATTTCTTCGCTACAGCCCATTGTGACTCCCGGCTCATCGCCCTCACCCTCCCCTCAGTCTCATTCTCCCACGCATACTTCTGGTCACCATCACCAGGCACACACCCAACCTGGCTCCGGGCTTAGTATGCTAACCCCTGCACCCTCCCTTCCGCCCCCGGTGGTTCATTCTGAGCCTGTTCTTCGACAGAACTACCCGGAATGA
- a CDS encoding uncharacterized protein (Compare to YALI0D01155g, similar to Saccharomyces cerevisiae SME1 (YOR159C); ancestral locus Anc_5.504, similar to uniprot|Q12330 Saccharomyces cerevisiae YOR159c SME1 spliceosomal snRNA-associated Sm core protein required for mRNA splicing also likely associated with telomerase TLC1 RNA) codes for MSDRLQQRVMLVPIKVLFKFLQLHATVQVWLFEQSDTRIQGTLVGFDEFMNVVLEDAIQICGDKERKIGKIMLKGDNITLISNMS; via the exons ATGTCCGACAGATTACAGCAGCGAGTT atgcTCGTGCCTATCAAGGTACTGTTCAAGTTTCTGCAGTTGCATGCCACGGTCCAGGTGTGGCTGTTTGAACAGAGCGACACCCGAATCCAAGGCACTCTGGTGGGCTTTGACGAGTTCATGAATGTGGTGCTTGAGGACGCCATCCAGATTTGTGgcgacaaggagcgaaagatTGGCAAGATCATGTTGAAGGGTGACAACATCACGCTGATTAGTAACATGAGCTAG